One segment of Rhodopirellula baltica SH 1 DNA contains the following:
- a CDS encoding phosphatase PAP2 family protein, translating into MKTARTKAYTTLSRWLRWLRGREPILLVVVLLVVGGIWTFAQIAGEVIEGETKAFDEWAVRAMRQPDNPAQPIGPPFLQEMGRDATALGGIGALSLFTIVIAGYLWLDRKRHMTVFLIASTLGGLVISLSLKHLFDRPRPDMVPHLSIVHTSSFPSGHSMLSAVVYLTLGSLLASVLPRQTLRIYTLAVACVLTLIVGVSRVYLGVHYPTDVLAGWIAGLTWALSCWLLARRFQRSGQIETEQDAPDN; encoded by the coding sequence ATGAAGACAGCTCGAACGAAAGCCTACACGACGTTGTCGCGGTGGCTTCGTTGGCTACGCGGACGTGAACCGATTCTGTTGGTCGTCGTGTTGCTGGTCGTGGGTGGCATCTGGACGTTCGCTCAAATCGCGGGTGAGGTGATCGAAGGCGAAACAAAAGCATTCGATGAATGGGCGGTGCGAGCGATGCGACAACCGGACAACCCGGCTCAACCCATCGGGCCGCCGTTCTTGCAAGAGATGGGACGTGACGCGACCGCTTTGGGTGGCATCGGTGCGCTGTCTCTCTTTACCATCGTCATCGCCGGCTACCTTTGGCTCGATCGCAAGCGACACATGACGGTCTTTCTGATCGCATCCACTTTGGGAGGCTTGGTCATTAGCCTCTCGCTGAAACATCTGTTTGATCGCCCCCGTCCGGACATGGTTCCCCATCTGTCGATTGTCCACACAAGCAGCTTTCCCAGCGGACACTCCATGCTATCCGCGGTCGTTTACCTCACGCTCGGTTCTTTGCTTGCCAGTGTTCTGCCTCGCCAGACTTTACGAATCTACACGCTCGCGGTTGCCTGCGTTCTGACGTTGATCGTCGGTGTCAGCCGAGTCTACCTGGGTGTCCACTATCCAACGGATGTTCTGGCTGGATGGATTGCAGGTTTGACCTGGGCGCTTTCATGTTGGTTGCTCGCGCGGCGATTTCAACGAAGTGGTCAGATTGAAACGGAGCAAGACGCCCCCGACAATTGA
- a CDS encoding RNA polymerase sigma factor, whose protein sequence is MTPTVKNVEVHELVGLALSGDQAAFGQLVGHYSGMVTGVAYSVLGDFARSEDAGQEAFLEAWKKRDTLRDPAKFASWVCSIARHRALDIVRKSKRLEEHFDATHDTEGTDTDPLPVDALAQEEERQLVWATLDGLPEKYRETMVLYYRGEQSVAMVAESIGESEATVRQRLTRGRQMLRNEVQRLVESTLKGTAPTAAFTACVMGAMPGNASAAIAATAAISSTKTSGAATVGKLAGGAAAAGLSGAVLGTLGGLLGGGIGTYFTHRNAPYASQKRSIVRWTIVTLLLIGGFIAALSYLVAIQTSDSPFAGTTYALFLLSLIVGFQLLLMGVVILMMRQYRRLGEAAKLAGDELEPRAAAFQQSQSCCGRSWTSGRRLLGRPLLDIQFSPRDAGGIALRPGVARGWIAIGDVAYGWFFAMGDKSIAAIAMGSRPIGIVSVGAMSIGVISMGGLSIGLISLGGLAVGWWSLGGLALGGHAVGGAAFGIKMAAGGVAASMGSAKGATVFSGDTSEAAVATINQHWLTKIAEGYTPDFAFQINVLVIIILVVIAVVTRITISKLQTPSDR, encoded by the coding sequence GTGACACCAACCGTCAAAAATGTGGAAGTTCATGAATTAGTGGGGCTCGCTTTAAGCGGCGATCAAGCGGCGTTTGGACAACTCGTTGGACACTACAGCGGAATGGTCACCGGTGTCGCGTACAGCGTGCTTGGGGATTTCGCCCGCAGTGAAGACGCTGGCCAAGAAGCATTTTTGGAGGCGTGGAAGAAGCGGGACACGCTCCGTGATCCGGCAAAATTTGCAAGCTGGGTGTGCTCGATCGCTCGTCACCGGGCACTCGACATTGTACGGAAAAGCAAACGACTTGAAGAACATTTTGACGCAACACACGATACGGAAGGGACTGACACCGATCCGCTGCCGGTGGACGCATTGGCACAAGAAGAAGAGCGTCAACTCGTCTGGGCCACGCTGGATGGCTTGCCGGAGAAATACCGCGAGACGATGGTGCTGTACTATCGTGGCGAACAATCTGTTGCGATGGTGGCGGAATCGATTGGTGAATCGGAAGCGACCGTTCGCCAGCGTTTGACTCGCGGTCGTCAGATGCTGAGAAACGAGGTGCAGAGACTGGTTGAATCAACGCTCAAGGGGACCGCTCCGACGGCGGCATTCACCGCGTGCGTCATGGGTGCGATGCCAGGCAACGCGAGCGCGGCAATCGCAGCAACCGCCGCCATATCCAGCACCAAAACTTCCGGGGCCGCGACGGTGGGAAAGCTGGCTGGCGGTGCCGCAGCCGCCGGATTGTCGGGAGCCGTCCTAGGCACGCTGGGCGGGTTGCTTGGTGGTGGCATTGGCACCTACTTCACTCATCGCAACGCACCCTACGCCTCACAGAAACGATCGATCGTGCGTTGGACCATCGTCACGTTGTTGTTGATCGGAGGATTCATTGCGGCGCTATCGTACCTTGTCGCGATTCAAACCTCTGATTCGCCGTTTGCTGGCACCACCTACGCCCTGTTTTTGCTGAGCCTCATCGTTGGCTTTCAATTGTTACTGATGGGAGTCGTGATCTTAATGATGCGTCAGTACCGGCGATTAGGAGAAGCCGCCAAGCTCGCTGGCGATGAGCTCGAACCCAGAGCAGCAGCGTTTCAACAATCGCAATCATGCTGCGGACGGTCATGGACCAGTGGACGCAGGTTGCTTGGTCGGCCGTTGCTGGACATCCAGTTCAGCCCCCGCGACGCAGGTGGAATCGCTCTTCGCCCCGGCGTGGCAAGAGGCTGGATTGCCATCGGCGACGTTGCCTACGGATGGTTCTTCGCAATGGGGGACAAATCAATTGCCGCGATCGCGATGGGAAGTCGCCCAATCGGAATTGTCTCTGTCGGTGCGATGAGTATCGGTGTCATCTCGATGGGTGGCCTATCCATTGGCCTGATCAGCCTTGGTGGACTCGCAGTGGGATGGTGGTCGCTCGGAGGACTCGCTCTCGGCGGTCATGCGGTTGGTGGTGCGGCATTCGGAATCAAAATGGCAGCGGGCGGCGTCGCAGCGTCCATGGGTTCCGCAAAGGGAGCCACCGTCTTCTCAGGCGATACAAGCGAGGCTGCGGTTGCAACGATCAACCAGCACTGGTTGACCAAGATCGCCGAGGGCTACACGCCAGACTTCGCCTTTCAAATCAATGTCCTTGTGATAATCATCTTGGTTGTTATCGCGGTGGTCACGCGAATCACTATTTCCAAACTACAAACGCCCTCTGATCGCTAA
- a CDS encoding mechanosensitive ion channel family protein, protein MQNDAPNSAIEQDASETAIDLAAETATQAAVAGEAAADKIDKPAQEASDQAVQLINDWQDISLLQIAGIAFAVWLTIAIVRRLLPFLAERGPSQLRLYLLAAVPIIRLLLMTLAVLWIIPIIFNVTFENFLVIAGGASVAIGFAFKDYVSSLIAGVVAVFERPYRPGDWVEINDDYGEVQSVGLRAIRLKTAADDIITVPHLVSWQGNISNSNDGAHTLMCIADFYLVPDHNASEVRGALRDVAMTSAYLEYDKPVLVVMSEKPWGTHYQVKAYPFDLRDQFVFITDLSVRGKEAIAELGATQVTSPYVPADKKAPQPVVTF, encoded by the coding sequence ATGCAAAACGACGCTCCCAATTCAGCAATCGAGCAGGACGCATCCGAAACAGCAATAGATCTCGCTGCGGAGACTGCGACGCAGGCAGCCGTCGCTGGCGAAGCGGCGGCCGACAAGATCGACAAACCGGCCCAAGAAGCATCCGATCAAGCGGTCCAGCTGATCAACGATTGGCAAGACATCAGCCTGCTGCAAATCGCCGGCATCGCATTCGCGGTTTGGCTCACGATCGCAATCGTACGGAGGTTGCTACCGTTTCTAGCGGAGCGCGGCCCCAGCCAATTGCGGTTGTATTTGCTCGCCGCCGTGCCGATCATTCGGTTGCTCTTGATGACGTTGGCGGTGCTTTGGATCATTCCGATCATCTTCAACGTCACTTTCGAGAACTTCTTGGTGATCGCTGGTGGTGCCAGCGTCGCGATTGGTTTCGCATTCAAAGACTACGTCAGCAGTCTGATTGCCGGCGTCGTCGCGGTGTTCGAACGACCGTATCGCCCGGGTGACTGGGTGGAAATCAATGACGATTATGGAGAGGTGCAGTCCGTCGGACTGCGTGCGATTCGTCTGAAGACCGCTGCGGACGACATCATCACCGTTCCGCATCTGGTCAGCTGGCAAGGCAACATCAGTAACAGCAACGACGGAGCACACACGTTGATGTGCATCGCCGATTTCTATTTGGTCCCGGATCACAACGCGTCGGAAGTCAGAGGTGCCTTGCGAGACGTGGCTATGACGAGCGCCTACCTTGAGTATGACAAACCGGTGCTGGTGGTGATGAGTGAGAAACCATGGGGGACTCACTACCAAGTGAAAGCCTACCCGTTCGATCTGCGCGATCAATTCGTCTTCATCACAGATCTATCCGTCCGCGGCAAAGAAGCGATTGCGGAATTGGGAGCGACCCAGGTGACATCACCGTACGTGCCAGCCGACAAGAAAGCCCCGCAACCTGTGGTGACGTTTTAG
- a CDS encoding BON domain-containing protein: MILPKQSLAASLIAVFLICSPTIAESSSPTAAEIRSAIKADLKDAGRLSENKIEVAVESGIITLIGTVVSLQDRQIASSIAKRTRGVEAVQNRILVERSARSDSEIQSDVQKVLLINQSVEHPPITTEVSGGTVGLLGKVDSLSQKRIAEFAAAGVRGVSEVDNQITVRMSSDRSDEELRAEISALIVQSVYFDNANIDVQVEDHVAKLSGAVGSVTAKERLEQVAEIWGVAAVDVSGVEVDPDKLDDSLRKQRYADVSDKSITDAVRRSFEADPYLFSRATGIEIVVDQAKVELSGTVDRSFIRTRAGQLVHGVVGVRRIANQLEVEYPEEKPSDETIIEETQQALARSGHLDRREIRVHCDRAHVSLYGLVDSELEKRVAHSIADGVAGVVHVNNSLAVEAEPSGKSDQQIEKDLNRKLKYALLDRSDQIDVVVEDGVAILRGHVDTWLQWQTAMDLTVEAGAHHPHNMIRVRYHPPHSGMRYFIPQ, translated from the coding sequence ATGATCTTGCCCAAACAAAGTCTCGCGGCATCTCTCATCGCCGTGTTTCTGATTTGCTCTCCAACGATCGCCGAATCGTCATCGCCGACTGCCGCCGAAATTCGTTCTGCCATCAAGGCCGATCTGAAAGACGCTGGGCGACTCAGCGAGAACAAGATCGAGGTGGCGGTTGAGTCGGGCATCATCACGCTGATCGGTACCGTCGTCAGTCTTCAAGACCGCCAAATCGCCTCCTCAATCGCAAAGCGAACTCGCGGCGTCGAGGCGGTCCAGAACCGCATCCTCGTCGAGCGATCTGCGAGATCCGACTCCGAAATTCAATCCGACGTGCAGAAAGTGTTGCTGATCAACCAAAGTGTTGAGCATCCTCCGATCACAACGGAAGTCTCCGGCGGCACAGTAGGACTTCTTGGCAAGGTTGATTCGTTGTCGCAGAAGCGGATTGCCGAGTTCGCCGCCGCTGGTGTTCGAGGCGTTTCCGAGGTCGACAATCAGATCACCGTTCGAATGTCTAGCGATCGGTCTGATGAAGAATTGCGAGCGGAGATCAGCGCGCTGATCGTTCAGTCGGTCTACTTCGACAATGCCAATATTGACGTTCAGGTCGAAGACCATGTTGCAAAGCTGAGCGGTGCGGTAGGCTCGGTCACGGCAAAGGAACGGTTGGAGCAAGTTGCTGAAATTTGGGGTGTCGCTGCCGTTGATGTCAGTGGCGTTGAGGTTGACCCTGATAAGCTCGACGATTCACTACGCAAGCAACGCTATGCCGACGTCAGCGACAAGAGTATCACTGATGCGGTTCGCCGCTCATTTGAAGCGGATCCGTATCTCTTCTCACGCGCGACGGGGATCGAAATTGTTGTTGACCAAGCCAAGGTGGAGTTGAGCGGCACCGTGGATCGCAGCTTCATTCGAACGCGTGCTGGTCAATTGGTTCATGGCGTCGTTGGCGTTCGTCGCATTGCCAACCAGTTGGAAGTTGAATATCCGGAAGAGAAACCATCCGACGAGACTATCATTGAAGAAACGCAACAAGCTCTTGCACGCAGCGGTCATCTCGATCGTCGCGAGATTCGGGTCCATTGTGACCGCGCACACGTGAGCCTGTATGGTTTGGTGGATTCCGAGTTGGAGAAGCGTGTGGCTCACTCGATCGCGGACGGAGTAGCAGGTGTCGTTCACGTCAACAATTCACTTGCGGTCGAAGCCGAACCATCCGGCAAGAGCGATCAGCAGATCGAGAAAGATCTCAACCGCAAGCTCAAGTACGCTTTGTTGGACCGAAGCGACCAAATTGATGTTGTTGTAGAAGACGGCGTCGCCATCTTGCGAGGCCATGTCGACACGTGGTTGCAGTGGCAGACTGCGATGGACTTGACCGTCGAGGCGGGAGCTCATCATCCTCACAACATGATCCGAGTTCGCTATCACCCGCCCCATTCTGGCATGCGGTACTTCATTCCTCAGTGA
- a CDS encoding right-handed parallel beta-helix repeat-containing protein, with protein sequence MRSLTTIPSDRVLSVLAALLLMVWSSMPVSAEHFRIGPEKDWFELLSGDALRPGDVVTLVDGTYTDSRRLVMSHRGTAEQPILIRAEDEAKVIFHRPDAKQNTINLEGAQNLKLEGLEITGGATAIRIQSSDSHRAESIAIESLHIHHIGGVAVTCNHPGDDYRGMIFRFNHIHHTSGHGEAFYLGANNGGAVFHHSEVTDNYIHHLNGPDISQGDGIEIKQGSYGNLIARNVIHHTNYPAITIYGTAGQPVNHVESNIVWDSNDCTMQVAADCIVRNNWIASTANCFYSRNHQEAVIGNLEITSNVLLALGKAAPIRIIHPRESSGANQISGPIRIQHNVMVAGDGALAARIPVDALVQFSNNRGKGRVGGVQQTLNDSIDLAELFKRFPSLDQRHPVWRHLNRDQLLAAFNGIAE encoded by the coding sequence ATGCGAAGTCTGACAACGATACCGAGCGATAGAGTGCTTTCAGTGCTAGCCGCATTGCTGCTGATGGTTTGGTCTTCAATGCCGGTCTCTGCCGAACACTTCCGCATCGGTCCCGAAAAAGATTGGTTTGAACTGCTAAGCGGTGATGCTTTGCGACCCGGGGACGTTGTGACTTTGGTCGATGGCACCTACACCGATTCACGACGATTGGTGATGTCGCATCGTGGAACCGCGGAGCAACCCATTTTGATCCGTGCGGAAGACGAAGCCAAAGTGATCTTTCACCGGCCCGACGCAAAACAGAACACGATCAACTTGGAAGGAGCGCAGAATCTGAAGTTGGAAGGTTTGGAAATCACGGGCGGAGCGACGGCGATCCGAATCCAAAGCTCCGACTCGCACCGTGCGGAATCGATCGCGATCGAAAGTCTTCACATTCACCATATCGGTGGCGTCGCGGTTACCTGCAACCATCCTGGAGATGATTACCGTGGGATGATTTTTCGCTTCAACCACATCCATCACACCAGCGGCCATGGCGAAGCGTTCTATTTGGGAGCGAACAACGGCGGGGCTGTCTTTCATCATTCAGAAGTGACAGACAACTACATCCACCATCTGAACGGCCCAGATATCAGTCAGGGCGATGGCATCGAGATCAAGCAGGGCAGCTATGGCAACTTGATCGCACGCAACGTCATCCATCACACCAACTATCCGGCGATCACCATCTACGGTACTGCCGGACAACCGGTCAATCACGTCGAATCGAATATTGTCTGGGACTCCAACGACTGTACGATGCAAGTCGCGGCTGATTGCATCGTGCGAAACAATTGGATCGCAAGCACTGCAAACTGTTTTTACAGCCGAAACCATCAAGAAGCCGTCATTGGCAATCTGGAAATAACGAGCAACGTTCTTTTGGCTCTCGGGAAGGCCGCACCGATACGGATCATCCACCCTCGCGAAAGCTCCGGTGCGAATCAAATCAGCGGTCCGATTCGAATCCAGCACAATGTGATGGTTGCCGGCGACGGTGCGTTGGCAGCTCGCATCCCAGTCGACGCACTTGTGCAGTTCAGCAACAACCGTGGCAAAGGAAGGGTAGGCGGAGTTCAGCAAACGCTAAACGACTCCATTGACCTTGCCGAACTGTTCAAACGTTTCCCAAGCCTCGACCAACGACATCCGGTTTGGAGACACCTGAACCGCGATCAATTGCTCGCCGCATTCAACGGCATCGCCGAATAG
- the hmpA gene encoding NO-inducible flavohemoprotein yields the protein MLSEKTIRIVKEITPLVAANAETITRRFYERMFEANPEVKAFFNQAHQHSGGQQKALAGAICAYFTHIDNPAVLMPAVELIAQKHVSLGIKPEHYPIVGSNLLAAIGDVMGDAATPEIVEAVSEAYGFLADIFIGREGAIYEEQASMPGGWNGTRTFVVTKKVRESEIVTSFYLKPEDEGPLPPFKPGQYITVHMDHPHTPTSPRNYSLSDCASQPHYRISVKREERLVPDAPDGLISNHLHDGIEEGHRIELGPPCGEFTVDPATIAKPIVLIAGGIGVTPLLSMAKSIVHANPNAELHFIQAARNSKVHAFADELRRLAQAGPNVHTKVIYDSPLPGDVEEGKCDEAGFVTENQIRESTPFTDADFYFCGPKPFMKNVHSCLRELGVDEHRVRYEFFGPKEELVAV from the coding sequence ATGCTGAGCGAAAAAACGATTCGAATCGTCAAGGAAATCACACCTTTGGTCGCTGCGAACGCGGAAACGATCACTCGCAGATTTTACGAACGGATGTTCGAAGCCAATCCCGAGGTGAAGGCGTTTTTCAATCAAGCTCACCAGCATTCCGGCGGTCAACAGAAAGCTCTCGCCGGTGCGATCTGTGCCTACTTCACCCACATCGACAATCCCGCCGTGTTGATGCCGGCTGTTGAATTGATCGCACAAAAGCATGTTTCATTGGGCATCAAGCCAGAACACTACCCGATCGTCGGCAGCAACTTGCTGGCCGCGATTGGTGACGTCATGGGGGATGCCGCGACACCGGAAATCGTCGAAGCCGTTTCGGAAGCCTACGGGTTTTTGGCGGATATCTTCATCGGCCGCGAAGGTGCGATCTATGAGGAACAAGCTTCCATGCCGGGCGGATGGAATGGGACGCGAACATTTGTTGTGACGAAGAAAGTTCGTGAAAGCGAGATCGTCACATCGTTCTATCTCAAACCCGAAGACGAAGGCCCGCTGCCACCGTTCAAACCGGGGCAATACATCACGGTCCACATGGATCACCCGCACACGCCAACTTCCCCACGCAACTACAGCCTTTCGGATTGTGCCAGCCAACCGCACTATCGAATCAGCGTCAAACGTGAAGAGCGACTCGTCCCGGATGCGCCCGACGGTTTGATTTCCAATCATTTGCATGATGGCATCGAAGAGGGACACCGCATCGAACTTGGCCCACCGTGTGGTGAGTTCACGGTCGATCCAGCAACGATTGCAAAACCGATCGTGCTGATCGCGGGCGGCATTGGTGTGACGCCACTATTGTCGATGGCGAAATCAATCGTTCATGCCAATCCCAACGCGGAGCTGCACTTCATTCAAGCGGCTCGGAACAGCAAGGTGCACGCATTCGCCGATGAACTTCGCCGTCTGGCACAAGCCGGACCCAATGTTCACACCAAGGTCATCTATGACTCGCCGCTTCCAGGAGACGTGGAAGAAGGCAAGTGCGATGAGGCCGGATTTGTCACGGAAAATCAAATACGAGAGTCGACGCCTTTTACCGACGCGGACTTTTACTTTTGCGGTCCCAAGCCGTTCATGAAAAATGTCCATTCCTGCTTGCGGGAGCTTGGTGTCGACGAGCACCGCGTTCGGTACGAGTTCTTTGGACCCAAAGAAGAATTGGTCGCGGTGTGA
- a CDS encoding PH domain-containing protein, with the protein MQVLTAQCPYCQHEVDSTIEHLDGPVVCPSCEKPFEMEMPTAVVTSVHEIDGKTARHTKMASEPAERTLVEVHPVVFRARPIASILFFVVGIAAAALIILSVTGMSLAGYSFEETTVLGPASIVVWLGAAALLVIAGMVGYWTLLSRFTTLTVTDDRTIYREGIVSRDTSEVQHDDVRNIQLDQTFMQRLLNVGGIGISSSGQDDLEVVAKGLPHPKQIIDLIRENQD; encoded by the coding sequence ATGCAAGTCCTGACCGCCCAGTGCCCGTATTGCCAGCACGAAGTTGATAGCACGATCGAACATCTCGATGGACCGGTGGTGTGCCCAAGTTGCGAGAAACCGTTCGAGATGGAAATGCCGACGGCCGTGGTCACTTCGGTTCACGAGATCGATGGAAAAACGGCACGCCATACCAAAATGGCATCTGAGCCGGCAGAACGCACTCTGGTCGAAGTTCATCCGGTTGTCTTTCGAGCCCGCCCCATTGCGTCAATCTTGTTTTTCGTCGTCGGCATTGCTGCGGCCGCACTGATCATCTTGTCAGTCACCGGCATGTCACTGGCCGGCTATTCGTTCGAGGAAACAACGGTGCTCGGTCCCGCATCCATCGTGGTTTGGTTGGGCGCGGCCGCATTGCTGGTGATTGCGGGCATGGTTGGCTACTGGACGCTATTGAGCCGTTTTACAACGTTAACCGTCACCGACGACCGCACGATCTATCGCGAAGGCATCGTCTCACGAGACACTTCGGAAGTGCAGCACGATGATGTTCGCAACATTCAACTCGATCAAACGTTTATGCAGCGGTTGCTCAATGTGGGTGGCATTGGCATTTCCAGTTCCGGCCAAGATGACTTGGAAGTCGTCGCCAAAGGGCTTCCGCACCCAAAGCAAATCATTGATCTCATTCGCGAAAATCAAGATTGA
- a CDS encoding cupin domain-containing protein, with translation MSDLLTAYADLDAEIEIQKDGTISKTLYQDDSLKVVLFGFDAGQELSEHTAAVPAMLQFLDGDATVTLGEKTIDAAANTFVHMTAKLPHSITANKPTKMLLMLLKGAKPNG, from the coding sequence ATGAGCGACTTATTGACAGCCTATGCGGATTTGGACGCTGAGATCGAAATTCAAAAAGACGGAACGATCAGCAAGACCCTTTACCAGGACGATTCATTGAAAGTCGTTTTGTTTGGTTTCGACGCCGGCCAAGAGTTGTCCGAACACACCGCGGCAGTTCCTGCGATGCTGCAATTCTTGGATGGAGATGCAACCGTGACGTTGGGTGAGAAAACGATTGACGCTGCGGCAAACACGTTCGTTCACATGACAGCGAAGTTGCCGCACAGCATCACCGCAAACAAGCCCACCAAAATGTTGTTGATGCTTCTAAAGGGAGCGAAGCCGAATGGCTAG
- a CDS encoding TIGR03643 family protein, with protein MAWEDRTSFDAIQTQFSLSHGDVIRLMRQEMKPRSFRMWRKRTAGRATKHEATFSSQHGENRCRRFRAKSQRG; from the coding sequence ATGGCTTGGGAGGATCGGACGAGCTTCGACGCCATTCAAACACAGTTTTCTCTTTCTCATGGCGATGTCATTCGATTGATGCGTCAAGAGATGAAGCCTCGTTCGTTTCGCATGTGGCGAAAGCGGACTGCGGGGCGGGCAACGAAACATGAGGCGACGTTCTCAAGTCAGCACGGTGAAAATCGTTGTCGACGCTTTCGTGCCAAGTCGCAACGAGGTTAG
- a CDS encoding IS701-like element ISRba4 family transposase has translation MDVAELEQLEDRLNAYLARFGDCFRRSDTRAHLTTYVRGQLSDLDAKSVEPIALQAGTPVRTLQEFIAQHRWDEDGLRRRLIHIVRDEHVNKNTVAIIDETSDVKKGDKTPGVQRQWCGKVGKQENCIVTVHLAAANEDFHCMVDGELFLPESWSNDRERCAAAGIPDEMVYRPKWQIALELLDRSKEEGIEYPWLTADEGYGGKPGFLEALADRDQKFVLEVPRTFSVWEKHPEVTEQPYRKGGRGRGRKTPRVKSGESSPRSVETVFWHGEAMKAKRWKRYRVKDGEKGPIIWEAKRVRVTLKGSDGLPGLSLWLVVARNVLDGELKFFVSNASEFASMAMLLQVAFQRWRVERCFEDQKQEVGLDCYEGRRYLGLKRHLIITSLSYLFLSQTCQQEREKKSGVDNSANSRRGRRNRCQLVTPS, from the coding sequence ATGGATGTCGCTGAACTGGAACAACTCGAAGATCGGTTAAATGCTTACTTGGCTCGCTTTGGCGATTGTTTTCGACGAAGCGACACGAGGGCTCATTTGACGACCTATGTCCGTGGTCAACTTTCCGACCTGGACGCCAAGAGTGTGGAGCCGATTGCGTTGCAAGCCGGTACACCGGTGCGAACCTTGCAGGAATTTATCGCCCAGCATCGGTGGGACGAAGATGGACTTCGCAGGAGGCTGATCCACATCGTCCGTGATGAGCATGTCAACAAGAACACTGTCGCGATCATTGACGAAACCAGCGACGTCAAGAAGGGCGACAAAACGCCTGGCGTGCAACGACAGTGGTGCGGCAAAGTCGGCAAGCAGGAGAACTGTATCGTCACGGTTCATCTGGCTGCGGCGAACGAAGACTTTCACTGCATGGTCGATGGTGAACTGTTCCTCCCCGAGAGCTGGAGTAACGACCGCGAGCGTTGTGCCGCCGCCGGCATTCCCGATGAGATGGTCTATCGCCCCAAGTGGCAGATCGCGTTGGAATTGCTTGATCGCAGTAAGGAGGAGGGGATTGAATATCCTTGGCTAACCGCTGACGAAGGCTACGGCGGTAAACCTGGATTCCTGGAAGCTCTTGCCGACCGCGATCAGAAGTTTGTGCTTGAAGTGCCGCGAACGTTTTCGGTTTGGGAGAAGCATCCCGAAGTGACCGAGCAGCCCTATCGCAAGGGCGGCCGCGGCCGAGGTCGCAAGACACCCCGCGTCAAGAGCGGGGAAAGTTCGCCGCGAAGTGTTGAAACAGTGTTCTGGCACGGCGAAGCGATGAAAGCGAAACGCTGGAAACGCTACCGCGTCAAAGACGGCGAGAAAGGTCCCATCATCTGGGAAGCCAAGCGGGTTCGCGTCACACTCAAAGGCAGCGACGGACTACCGGGGCTGTCTCTGTGGTTGGTGGTCGCGAGAAACGTGCTTGACGGCGAACTGAAATTCTTCGTCAGCAACGCGAGCGAGTTCGCTTCGATGGCGATGCTGCTACAGGTTGCGTTTCAGCGATGGCGAGTGGAACGTTGTTTCGAGGATCAGAAACAAGAGGTCGGCTTAGACTGTTACGAGGGGCGCCGATATTTGGGTCTGAAACGCCACTTGATCATCACGTCGTTGAGCTATCTGTTTCTTTCGCAAACCTGCCAGCAGGAGCGGGAAAAAAAATCCGGAGTGGACAATTCAGCAAATTCGCGACGCGGTCGACGCAATCGTTGTCAGCTGGTCACTCCCTCGTGA
- a CDS encoding DUF3565 domain-containing protein: protein MTKANSGVQQPIIGYHLDDERHWVAQLACGHNQHVRHDPPMVRREWVTTSAGRESMLGFQLACKKCAEGAPADDRPFIPGNDQ, encoded by the coding sequence ATGACGAAAGCAAACAGCGGCGTCCAGCAACCGATCATCGGTTATCACCTCGATGACGAGAGACACTGGGTTGCGCAATTGGCGTGTGGGCACAACCAGCATGTCCGCCATGACCCACCTATGGTACGGCGAGAGTGGGTAACAACATCCGCTGGTCGCGAATCAATGCTGGGCTTTCAGCTCGCATGTAAGAAATGCGCTGAAGGAGCACCCGCCGACGATCGACCGTTCATTCCTGGAAATGATCAGTGA